Proteins found in one Sorghum bicolor cultivar BTx623 chromosome 1, Sorghum_bicolor_NCBIv3, whole genome shotgun sequence genomic segment:
- the LOC8058792 gene encoding glutathione S-transferase F8, chloroplastic, translating into MMMQDPSGQQVTLTHGNITLGDSRDICRYVCTEFPRWCTRDLYGAGALERASIEQWLQAEAQSFDAPSSALAAFHLAVGGAPAPCVAVGDEKAAAAAESERELLRVLDVYDGALGRSAYLAGDEFTLADLSHLPSAHYLACSARGRALLASRGNVARWYAAISSRPAWRQVVAVQARTAHYPVVAFHPSAV; encoded by the exons ATGATGATGCAGGATCCCAGCGGCCAACAGGTGACGCTCACGCACGGCAACATCACCCTCGGTG ATTCCAGGGACATATGCCGGTACGTGTGCACCGAGTTCCCGCGGTGGTGCACGAGGGACCTGTACGGCGCGGGCGCGCTGGAGCGCGCGTCCATCGAGCAGTGGCTGCAGGCGGAGGCGCAGAGCTTCGacgcgccgagctcggcgctgGCGGCGTTCCACCTCGCCGTGGGCGGCGCTCCCGCGCCCTGCGTCGCCGTCGGCGACGAGAAGGCCGCCGCTGCGGCGGAGAGCGAGCGGGAGCTGCTGCGCGTGCTGGACGTGTACGACGGCGCGCTCGGCCGGAGCGCGTACCTCGCGGGCGACGAGTTCACGCTGGCGGACCTGTCGCACCTCCCGAGCGCGCACTACCTCGCGTGCTCCGCGAGGGGCCGCGCGCTGCTGGCGTCCAGGGGCAACGTGGCGCGGTGGTACGCCGCCATCTCGTCGCGCCCGGCGTGGAGGCAGGTGGTCGCGGTGCAGGCCCGGACCGCGCACTACCCTGTCGTCGCGTTCCACCCGTCCGCCgtttga
- the LOC110431769 gene encoding glutathione S-transferase F10-like: MPVKVFGSPTSAEVARVLACLFEKDVEFQLIRVDSFRGPKRLPQYLKLQPHGEALTFEDGNVTLVESRKILRHIAEKYKNQGYRELFGPGALERASIEQWLQTEAQSFDIPSADMVYSLAYLPPDMPLDGGRGGLPAAAGAGAGGMNPTHRQKMEEMLQLFDKSRKELSKLLDIYEQRLGEEDFLAGTKFTLADLSHLPNADRLAADPRSARLIRSRRNVSKWWDTISRRDSWVRVKELQRPPSAEAPF; the protein is encoded by the exons ATGCCGGTGAAGGTGTTCGGGTCGCCCACGTCGGCGGAGGTCGCTCGCGTCCTCGCCTGCCTCTTCGAGAAGGACGTCGAGTTCCAGCTCATCCGCGTCGACTCCTTCCGCGGCCCCAAGCGCCTCCCGCAGTACCTCAAACTCCAG CCGCACGGCGAGGCGCTCACCTTCGAGGACGGCAACGTCACCCTCGTCG AGTCGAGGAAGATCCTGCGCCACATCGCGGAGAAGTACAAGAACCAGGGGTACAGGGAGCTGTTCGGCCCGGGCGCGCTGGAGCGGGCGTCCATCGAGCAGTGGCTGCAGACGGAGGCGCAGAGCTTCGACATCCCCAGCGCCGACATGGTCTACAGCCTCGCCTACCTGCCGCCCGACATGCCGCTCGACGGCGGCAGGGGCGGCCTCCCGGCGGCGGCcggggccggcgccggcgggatGAACCCGACGCACCGGCAGAAGATGGAGGAGATGCTGCAGCTGTTCGACAAGAGCCGCAAGGAGCTGAGCAAGCTGCTGGACATCTACGAGCAGCGCCTGGGCGAGGAGGACTTCCTGGCCGGCACCAAGTTCACGCTCGCCGACCTGTCCCACCTGCCCAACGCCGACCGCCTCGCCGCGGACCCGCGGTCGGCGCGCCTCATCAGGTCGCGCAGGAACGTCAGCAAGTGGTGGGACACCATCTCCCGCCGCGATTCCTGGGTCAGGGTCAAGGAGCTGCAGCGCCCGCCGTCCGCGGAGGCGCCCTTCTGA
- the LOC8058793 gene encoding protein STRICTOSIDINE SYNTHASE-LIKE 4: MAAGLGFLKAVALVLAPVVLAVVLYSPRDFSPAPMPPEYSYGPDVSAPRHERRALQRSERVGEGRLPGPEDLAFDAAGGWLYTGCADGWVRRVSVPGGDVEDWVRTGGRPLGLVLASDGALIVADANIGLLKVSPDPDRKVELLTDSAEGLKFALTDGVDVAGDGTIYFTDASYKYNLDNHMTDILEARPHGRLMSFDPSTRRTAVLARDLYFANGVSVSPDQSSLIYCETVMKRCSRYHIAGEKKGTIQKFIDNLPGFPDNIRYDGEGRYWIALSAGRTLQWDLLMKYPFIRKLVYLAEKFVAVPHALKNSGAMSVALDGKPVTMYSDQGLALATGWLKVGEHLYYGSLTESYLSKIDLTKSSVE; encoded by the exons ATGGCAGCGGGGCTCGGTTTCTTGAAGGCCGTGGCGCTGGTGCTAGCGCCAGTCGTGCTCGCCGTCGTGCTGTACAGTCCCAGGGACTTCTCGCCGGCTCCGATGCCGCCGGAGTACTCGTACGGGCCCGACGTGTCCGCGCCGCGGCACGAGCGCCGCGCGCTGCAGCGCAGCGAGCGCGTGGGCGAGGGCCGCCTCCCGGGCCCGGAGGACCTGGCGTTCGACGCCGCCGGAGGGTGGCTGTACACGGGGTGCGCCGACGGGTGGGTCCGGAGGGTCAGCGTCCCAGGCGGCGACGTCGAGGACTGGGTCCGGACCGGCGGCCGCCCGCTCGGTCTCGTGCTCGCCTCTGACGGCGCTCTCATCGTCGCCGACGCGAACATC GGGTTGCTGAAGGTGAGCCCGGACCCGGACAGGAAGGTGGAGCTGCTGACGGACTCGGCGGAGGGCCTCAAGTTCGCGCTGACCGACGGCGTGGACGTGGCCGGCGACGGCACCATCTACTTCACGGACGCGTCGTACAAGTACAACCTCGACAACCACATGACGGACATCCTCGAGGCGCGGCCTCACGGGAGGCTCATGAGCTTCGACCCGTCCACGCGGCGGACGGCCGTGCTCGCGCGCGACCTCTACTTCGCCAACGGCGTCTCGGTGTCGCCGGACCAGAGCTCCCTCATCTACTGCGAGACCGTGAT GAAGAGGTGCTCGAGGTACCACATCGCCGGCGAGAAGAAAGGCACGATCCAGAAGTTCATCGACAACCTGCCGGGATTTCCCGACAACATCCGTTACGACGGGGAAGGCCGCTACTGGATTGCCCTGTCCGCG GGGAGGACTCTTCAGTGGGACTTGCTGATGAAGTACCCCTTCATCCGGAAGCTGGTGTACCTCGCGGAGAAGTTCGTGGCGGTTCCCCATGCGCTGAAGAACTCCGGGGCGATGAGCGTGGCACTGGACGGGAAGCCGGTGACCATGTACAGTGACCAGGGCCTCGCCCTCGCCACCGGCTGGCTCAAGGTCGGCGAGCACCTGTACTACGGTTCACTGACGGAGTCGTACCTCAGCAAGATCGACCTCACTAAATCTTCAGTCGAATAA